The following coding sequences are from one Carassius auratus strain Wakin chromosome 47, ASM336829v1, whole genome shotgun sequence window:
- the LOC113065083 gene encoding fibroin heavy chain-like isoform X7: MTARVYCSLMAVLSCLSGNLIITDATFSFPTMVFGFCPMKLTVVPSRRGCFFDGDCPGGEKCCIFESGSACVPPVSMTFPKIVAGFCPTKLTVVPSRRGCFSDGDCFGGDKCCIFESGPACVPPVSMDRIIQESLMKPGLCPPPTFERRSCTTFCNGDSDCPNNEKCCSNGCGRYCTAPYAVKPGQCPKPKDTPECAESCFHDGQCPDSQKCCPTTCGYACSEANDQESGQGSVHVSVKAGGNGRGYVSIQTSNRGSSSGSSSGFGSGGSSGSSSGTGSGSGQAQGSSSGSVSGSGSGQAQGSGSGSVSGSGSGSSSGTGSGSGSSSGTGSGSGSSSGSGQVQGSSSGSSYGTGSAGGSGSGSSSGSGQAQGSSSGSGYGTGSSSGSGQAQGSSSGSGSSFGSVSSSGSGYGTGSASSSGTGSGSGSSSGSGHGTGTGSSSGSGYGTGSGYGTGSASSSGSGSGSGTSSGSGYGTGSASSSGTGSGSGSSSGSGQAQGSSSGTGSSYGSVSSSGSGSGTGSASSSGSGSGTGSASSSGSGYGSGTSSGSGYGTGSASSSGSGSGTGSASSIGSGSGSGTSSGSGYGTGSGSSSGSGQAQGSSSGGGSSYGSVSSSGSGYGTGSASSSGSGQAQGSSSGGGSSYGSVSSSGSGYGTGSASSSGTGSGSGSSSGSGQAQGSSSGSGSSYGSVSSSGSGYGTGSASSSGTGSGMGSSSGTGSGSGSGSGSGSSSGSGQAQGSSSGSGSSYGSVSSSGSGYGTGSASSSGTGSGMGSSSGTGSGSGSGSGSGSSSGSGQAQGSSSGSGSNYGSVSSSGSGYGTGSASSSGTAFGSGSSSGIGQAQGSSPGSGSGTGSGSSSGSGSGTGSGSSSSSGQAQGSSSGSGSNYGSVSSSGSGHGTGSASSSGTGSGSGSSSGIGQAQESSSGSGSGTGSSSGSGQAQGSSSGSGSSYGSVSSSGSGHGTGSGSSSGIGQAQGSSSGSGSGTGSSSGSGQAQGSSSGSGSSYGSVSSSGSGYGTGSASSSGTGSGSGSSSGSGQAQGSSSGSGYGTGSSSGSGQVQESSSGNGSGSVSSSGSGTSSGSGQAQERISGSSSGTGNASSSGTGSGSGTSYGSGQAQGSSSGIGSGSGSGSNQVQGSSSGSGSSYGSGSSQAQGSGSGSGTSHGSGSSQAQGSGSGGGSSQAQGSGSGSGSSYGSGSSQAQRSGSGSGSSQAQGSGSQGSEGSQVQGSGSGGGTSYGSSNYGSQAQASGSGSGTSHGSGSSQAQGSGSGSGYGSGTSHGSESSQAQGSGSGSGSSQAQGSGSGSVSGQAQGSSSESGSGSNYGSGQAQASGSGSRTGYESGSNNGHGSNQAQGGSSESGYGSGISHGSGSSQAQGSGSGGRTSYGSGNNYGSSQAQASGSGSGTGYESGRNNGHGSNQVQGSSSESGYGSGISHGSGSSQAQGSGSRGGSGYGSGSSSGTSYGSGSSQAQGTGSGSVSGQAQGSSSESGSGSGNNYGSGSNYGSAQASGSGSGTGYESGSNNGHGSSQVQGGSSESGSGSGSNYGSGQAQGSSSETDSESGSNYGSGQAQGSSSETSSGSGTDSGSSQSQGSGSGSGSSSGSGQAQGGGSGSGTDYESGSNYESGGGQAQGSGSGSGRNYGSGRGRARGSGSGRGQAQGSNYGSGSGLAQGSGYGRGSSSGSGYRHSSGSDQGSGQAQGSNYGSGSDPGSGYGSESSSGNGYRHSSGSDQGSGQAQGSSYGSGSDQGSSYASGHGSGQYQGSSDESGRRYGSDQGSSYRSGNGYETYGNRHDQGSGHGSSQHQESSYGSGHGSGQRQGSNKGSGHGSRQAQGSD, translated from the exons ATGACAGCACGAGTGTACTGCTCGTTGATGGCTGTTTTATCATGTCTGTCTGGAAACTTGATCATAACAGATGCCACAT TCAGCTTCCCAACAATGGTGTTTGGTTTCTGTCCGATGAAGCTGACGGTCGTGCCGTCTCGTCGAGGATGTTTCTTTGATGGAGATTGCCCTGGAGGAGAAAAATGCTGTATATTTGAGTCGGGGTCTGCATGTGTGCCACCTGTTTCCA TGACCTTCCCAAAAATTGTGGCCGGGTTCTGTCCGACAAAGCTGACTGTTGTGCCATCCCGTCGAGGGTGTTTTTCTGATGGAGACTGCTTTGGAGGAGACAAATGCTGTATATTTGAGTCAGGGCCCGCATGTGTGCCACCTGTTTCCA TGGATAGAATTATTCAGGAGTCATTGATGAAGCCAGGACTGTGTCCACCCCCAACCTTTGAAAGAAGATCGTGTACCACATTCTGTAACGGTGACTCTGACTGTCCCAACAATGAGAAGTGCTGCAGCAATGGATGTGGTCGTTACTGTACGGCTCCATATGCAG TGAAACCAGGTCAATGTCCCAAACCGAAGGACACTCCAGAATGTGCTGAAAGCTGTTtccatgatggccagtgtcctgacTCGCAGAAATGTTGCCCAACTACCTGTGGCTATGCATGTAGTGAAGCAAATGATCAAGAAAGTGGTCAGGGAAGTGTTCATGTAAGTGTTAAGGCAGGTGGAAATGGAAGGGGTTATGTAAGTATTCAGACAAGTAATCGTGGAAGTAGTTCTGGAAGTAGTTCTGGATTTGGTTCTGGAGGTAGTTCTGGAAGTAGTTCTGGAACTGGTTCTGGAAGTGGTCAGGCTCAGGGAAGTAGTTCTGGTAGTGTAAGTGGTTCTGGAAGTGGTCAGGCTCAGGGAAGTGGTTCTGGAAGTGTAAGTGGTTCTGGGAGTGGGAGTAGTTCTGGAACTGGTTCTGGGAGTGGAAGTAGTTCTGGAACTGGTTCTGGGAGTGGAAGTAGTTCTGGAAGTGGTCAGGTTCAAGGGAGTAGTTCTGGAAGCAGTTATGGAACTGGAAGTGCAGGTGGTTCTGGAAGTGGAAGTAGTTCTGGAAGTGGTCAGGCTCAGGGAAGTAGTTCTGGAAGTGGTTATGGAACTGGAAGTAGTTCTGGAAGTGGTCAGGCTCAGGGAAGTAGTTCTGGAAGTGGGAGTAGTTTTGGAAGTGTGAGTAGTTCTGGAAGTGGTTATGGAACTGGAAGTGCAAGTAG TTCTGGAACTGGTTCTGGAAGTGGAAGTAGTTCTGGAAGTGGTCATGGAACAGGAACTGGAAGTAGTTCTGGAAGTGGTTATGGAACTGGAAGTGGTTATGGAACTGGAAGTGCAAGTAGTTCTGGAAGTGGTTCTGGAAGTGGAACTAGTTCCGGAAGTGGTTATGGAACTGGAAGTGCAAGTAGTTCTGGAACAGGTTCTGGAAGTGGAAGTAGTTCCGGAAGTGGTCAGGCTCAGGGAAGTAGTTCTGGAACTGGGAGTAGTTATGGAAGTGTGAGTAGTTCTGGAAGTGGTTCTGGAACTGGAAGTGCAAGTAGTTCTGGAAGTGGTTCTGGAACTGGAAGTGCAAGTAGTTCTGGAAGTGGTTATGGAAGTGGAACTAGTTCCGGAAGTGGTTATGGAACTGGAAGTGCAAGTAGTTCTGGAAGTGGTTCTGGAACTGGAAGTGCAAGTAGTATTGGAAGTGGTTCTGGAAGTGGAACTAGTTCCGGAAGTGGTTATGGAACTGGAAGTGGAAGTAGTTCTGGAAGTGGTCAGGCTCAGGGGAGTAGTTCTGGAGGTGGGAGTAGTTATGGAAGTGTGAGTAGTTCTGGAAGTGGTTATGGAACTGGAAGTGCAAGTAGTTCTGGAAGTGGTCAGGCTCAGGGGAGTAGTTCTGGAGGTGGGAGTAGTTATGGAAGTGTGAGTAGTTCTGGAAGTGGTTATGGAACTGGAAGTGCAAGTAGTTCTGGAACAGGTTCTGGAAGTGGAAGTAGTTCTGGAAGTGGTCAGGCTCAGGGAAGTAGTTCTGGAAGTGGGAGTAGTTATGGAAGTGTGAGTAGTTCTGGAAGTGGTTATGGAACTGGAAGTGCAAGTAGTTCTGGAACTGGTTCTGGAATGGGAAGTAGTTCTGGAACGGGTTCTGGAAGTGGAAGTGGTTCTGGAAGTGGAAGTAGTTCTGGAAGTGGTCAGGCTCAGGGAAGTAGTTCTGGAAGTGGGAGTAGTTATGGAAGTGTGAGTAGTTCTGGAAGTGGTTATGGAACTGGAAGTGCAAGTAGTTCTGGAACTGGTTCTGGAATGGGAAGTAGTTCTGGAACTGGTTCTGGAAGTGGAAGTGGTTCTGGAAGTGGAAGTAGTTCTGGAAGTGGTCAGGCTCAGGGAAGTAGTTCTGGAAGTGGGAGTAATTATGGAAGTGTGAGTAGTTCTGGAAGTGGTTATGGAACTGGAAGTGCAAGTAGTTCTGGAACTGCTTTTGGAAGTGGAAGTAGTTCTGGAATTGGTCAGGCTCAGGGAAGTAGTCCTGGAAGTGGTTCAGGAACTGGAAGTGGAAGTAGTTCTGGAAGTGGTTCAGGAACTGGAAGTGGAAGTAGTTCTTCAAGTGGTCAGGCTCAGGGAAGTAGTTCTGGAAGTGGGAGTAATTATGGAAGTGTGAGTAGTTCTGGAAGTGGTCATGGAACTGGAAGTGCAAGTAGTTCTGGAACAGGTTCTGGAAGTGGAAGTAGTTCTGGAATTGGTCAGGCTCAGGAAAGTAGTTCCGGAAGTGGTTCTGGAACTGGAAGTAGTTCTGGAAGTGGTCAGGCTCAGGGGAGTAGTTCTGGAAGTGGGAGTAGTTATGGAAGTGTGAGTAGTTCTGGAAGTGGTCATGGAACTGGAAGTGGAAGTAGTTCTGGAATTGGTCAGGCTCAGGGAAGTAGTTCCGGAAGTGGTTCTGGAACTGGAAGTAGTTCTGGAAGTGGTCAGGCTCAGGGAAGTAGTTCTGGAAGTGGGAGTAGTTATGGAAGTGTGAGTAGTTCTGGAAGTGGTTATGGAACTGGAAGTGCAAGTAGTTCTGGAACAGGTTCTGGAAGTGGAAGTAGTTCTGGAAGTGGTCAGGCTCAGGGAAGTAGTTCCGGAAGTGGTTATGGAACTGGAAGTAGTTCTGGAAGTGGTCAGGTTCAGGAGAGTAGTTCTGGAAATGGTTCTGGAAGTGTGAGTAGTTCTGGAAGTGGAACTAGTTCCGGAAGTGGTCAGGCTCAAGAACGTATTTCTGGAAGTAGTTCTGGAACTGGAAATGCAAGTAGTTCTGGAACTGGTTCTGGAAGTGGAACTAGTTATGGAAGTGGCCAGGCTCAGGGAAGTAGTTCTGGAATTGGAAGTGGTTCAGGAAGTGGAAGCAATCAGGTTCAAGGAAGTAGTTCTGGAAGTGGAAGTAGTTATGGAAGTGGCAGCAGTCAGGCTCAGGGAAGTGGTTCTGGAAGTGGAACTAGTCATGGAAGTGGAAGCAGTCAGGCTCAGGGAAGTGGTTCCGGAGGTGGAAGCAGTCAGGCTCAGGGAAGTGGTTCTGGAAGTGGAAGTAGTTATGGAAGTGGAAGCAGTCAGGCCCAGAGAAGTGGTTCTGGAAGTGGAAGCAGTCAGGCTCAGGGAAGTGGAAGTCAAGGAAGTGAAGGTAGTCAGGTTCAGGGAAGTGGTTCTGGAGGTGGAACTAGTTATGGGAGCAGTAATTATGGTAGTCAGGCTCAGGCAAGTGGTTCTGGAAGTGGAACTAGTCATGGAAGTGGAAGCAGTCAGGCTCAGGGAAGCGGTTCTGGAAGTGGTTATGGAAGTGGAACTAGTCACGGAAGTGAAAGCAGTCAGGCTCAGGGAAGTGGTTCTGGAAGTGGAAGCAGTCAGGCTCAGGGAAGTGGTTCTGGAAGTGTTAGTGGTCAGGCTCAGGGAAGTAGTTCTGAAAGTGGTTCTGGAAGTAATTATGGAAGCGGTCAGGCTCAGGCAAGTGGTTCTGGAAGTAGAACTGGTTATGAAAGTGGAAGTAATAATGGACATGGAAGCAATCAGGCTCAAGGAGGTAGTTCTGAAAGTGGTTATGGAAGTGGAATTAGTCATGGAAGTGGAAGCAGTCAGGCTCAGGGAAGTGGTTCTGGAGGTAGAACTAGTTATGGGAGTGGAAATAATTACGGAAGCAGTCAGGCTCAGGCAAGTGGTTCTGGAAGTGGAACTGGTTATGAAAGTGGAAGAAATAATGGACATGGAAGCAATCAGGTTCAAGGAAGTAGTTCTGAAAGTGGTTATGGAAGTGGAATTAGTCATGGAAGTGGAAGCAGTCAGGCTCAGGGAAGTGGTTCTAGAGGTGGAAGTGGTTATGGAAGTGGAAGTAGTTCTGGAACTAGTTATGGAAGTGGAAGCAGTCAGGCTCAGGGAACTGGTTCTGGAAGTGTTAGTGGTCAGGCTCAGGGAAGTAGTTCTGAAAGTGGTTCTGGAAGTGGAAATAATTATGGAAGTGGAAGTAATTATGGAAGCGCTCAGGCAAGTGGTTCTGGAAGTGGAACTGGTTATGAAAGTGGAAGTAATAATGGACATGGAAGCAGTCAGGTTCAAGGAGGTAGCTCTGAAAGTGGTTCTGGAAGTGGAAGTAATTATGGAAGCGGTCAGGCTCAGGGGAGTAGTTCTGAAACTGATTCTGAAAGTGGAAGTAACTATGGAAGTGGTCAGGCTCAAGGAAGTAGTTCTGAGACCAGTTCTGGAAGTGGAACTGATTCTGGAAGCAGTCAGTCTCAGGGAAGTGGTTCTGGAAGTGGAAGTAGTTCTGGAAGCGGTCAGGCTCAGGGAGGTGGTTCTGGAAGTGGAACTGATTATGAAAGTGGAAGTAATTATGAAAGTGGAGGTGGTCAGGCTCAGGGAAGTGGTTCTGGAAGTGGACGTAACTATGGAAGTGGAAGGGGTCGAGCTCGGGGAAGTGGTTCTGGAAGGGGTCAGGCTCAGGGAAGTAATTATGGAAGTGGAAGTGGTCTTGCGCAGGGAAGTGGTTATGGAAGGGGAAGCAGTTCTGGAAGTGGTTATAGACATAGTTCTGGAAGTGATCAGGGAAGTGGTCAAGCTCAGGGAAGTAATTATGGAAGTGGAAGCGATCCGGGAAGTGGTTATGGAAGTGAGAGCAGTTCTGGAAATGGTTATAGACATAGTTCTGGAAGTGATCAGGGAAGTGGTCAAGCTCAGGGAAGTAGTTATGGAAGTGGAAGTGATCAGGGAAGTAGTTATGCAAGTGGTCATGGAAGCGGTCAATATCAGGGAAGTAGTGATGAAAGTGGAAGACGTTATGGAAGTGACCAGGGAAGTAGCTACAGAAGTGGAAATGGTTATGAAACTTATGGAAATCGACATGATCAGGGAAGTGGTCATGGAAGCAGTCAACATCAGGAAAGTAGTTATGGAAGTGGTCATGGAAGCGGTCAACGTCAGGGAAGCAATAAGGGAAGTGGTCATGGAAGCAGACAAGCTCAGGGAAGTGATTAG
- the LOC113065083 gene encoding fibroin heavy chain-like isoform X10, producing MTARVYCSLMAVLSCLSGNLIITDATFSFPTMVFGFCPMKLTVVPSRRGCFFDGDCPGGEKCCIFESGSACVPPVSMTFPKIVAGFCPTKLTVVPSRRGCFSDGDCFGGDKCCIFESGPACVPPVSMDRIIQESLMKPGLCPPPTFERRSCTTFCNGDSDCPNNEKCCSNGCGRYCTAPYAVKPGQCPKPKDTPECAESCFHDGQCPDSQKCCPTTCGYACSEANDQESGQGSVHVSVKAGGNGRGYVSIQTSNRGSSSGSSSGFGSGGSSGSSSGTGSGSGQAQGSSSGSVSGSGSGQAQGSGSGSVSGSGSGSSSGTGSGSGSSSGTGSGSGSSSGSGQVQGSSSGSSYGTGSAGGSGSGSSSGSGQAQGSSSGSGYGTGSSSGSGQAQGSSSGSGSSFGSGYGTGIASSSGTGSGSGSSSGSGHGTGTGSSSGSGYGTGSGYGTGSASSSGSGSGSGTSSGSGYGTGSASSSGTGSGSGSSSGSGQAQGSSSGTGSSYGSVSSSGSGSGTGSASSSGSGSGTGSASSSGSGYGSGTSSGSGYGTGSASSSGSGSGTGSASSIGSGSGSGTSSGSGYGTGSGSSSGSGQAQGSSSGGGSSYGSVSSSGSGYGTGSASSSGSGQAQGSSSGGGSSYGSVSSSGSGYGTGSASSSGTGSGSGSSSGSGQAQGSSSGSGSSYGSVSSSGSGYGTGSASSSGTGSGMGSSSGTGSGSGSGSGSGSSSGSGQAQGSSSGSGSSYGSVSSSGSGYGTGSASSSGTGSGMGSSSGTGSGSGSGSGSGSSSGSGQAQGSSSGSGSNYGSVSSSGSGYGTGSASSSGTAFGSGSSSGIGQAQGSSPGSGSGTGSGSSSGSGSGTGSGSSSSSGQAQGSSSGSGSNYGSVSSSGSGHGTGSASSSGTGSGSGSSSGIGQAQESSSGSGSGTGSSSGSGQAQGSSSGSGSSYGSVSSSGSGHGTGSGSSSGIGQAQGSSSGSGSGTGSSSGSGQAQGSSSGSGSSYGSVSSSGSGYGTGSASSSGTGSGSGSSSGSGQAQGSSSGSGYGTGSSSGSGQVQESSSGNGSGSVSSSGSGTSSGSGQAQERISGSSSGTGNASSSGTGSGSGTSYGSGQAQGSSSGIGSGSGSGSNQVQGSSSGSGSSYGSGSSQAQGSGSGSGTSHGSGSSQAQGSGSGGGSSQAQGSGSGSGSSYGSGSSQAQRSGSGSGSSQAQGSGSQGSEGSQVQGSGSGGGTSYGSSNYGSQAQASGSGSGTSHGSGSSQAQGSGSGSGYGSGTSHGSESSQAQGSGSGSGSSQAQGSGSGSVSGQAQGSSSESGSGSNYGSGQAQASGSGSRTGYESGSNNGHGSNQAQGGSSESGYGSGISHGSGSSQAQGSGSGGRTSYGSGNNYGSSQAQASGSGSGTGYESGRNNGHGSNQVQGSSSESGYGSGISHGSGSSQAQGSGSRGGSGYGSGSSSGTSYGSGSSQAQGTGSGSVSGQAQGSSSESGSGSGNNYGSGSNYGSAQASGSGSGTGYESGSNNGHGSSQVQGGSSESGSGSGSNYGSGQAQGSSSETDSESGSNYGSGQAQGSSSETSSGSGTDSGSSQSQGSGSGSGSSSGSGQAQGGGSGSGTDYESGSNYESGGGQAQGSGSGSGRNYGSGRGRARGSGSGRGQAQGSNYGSGSGLAQGSGYGRGSSSGSGYRHSSGSDQGSGQAQGSNYGSGSDPGSGYGSESSSGNGYRHSSGSDQGSGQAQGSSYGSGSDQGSSYASGHGSGQYQGSSDESGRRYGSDQGSSYRSGNGYETYGNRHDQGSGHGSSQHQESSYGSGHGSGQRQGSNKGSGHGSRQAQGSD from the exons ATGACAGCACGAGTGTACTGCTCGTTGATGGCTGTTTTATCATGTCTGTCTGGAAACTTGATCATAACAGATGCCACAT TCAGCTTCCCAACAATGGTGTTTGGTTTCTGTCCGATGAAGCTGACGGTCGTGCCGTCTCGTCGAGGATGTTTCTTTGATGGAGATTGCCCTGGAGGAGAAAAATGCTGTATATTTGAGTCGGGGTCTGCATGTGTGCCACCTGTTTCCA TGACCTTCCCAAAAATTGTGGCCGGGTTCTGTCCGACAAAGCTGACTGTTGTGCCATCCCGTCGAGGGTGTTTTTCTGATGGAGACTGCTTTGGAGGAGACAAATGCTGTATATTTGAGTCAGGGCCCGCATGTGTGCCACCTGTTTCCA TGGATAGAATTATTCAGGAGTCATTGATGAAGCCAGGACTGTGTCCACCCCCAACCTTTGAAAGAAGATCGTGTACCACATTCTGTAACGGTGACTCTGACTGTCCCAACAATGAGAAGTGCTGCAGCAATGGATGTGGTCGTTACTGTACGGCTCCATATGCAG TGAAACCAGGTCAATGTCCCAAACCGAAGGACACTCCAGAATGTGCTGAAAGCTGTTtccatgatggccagtgtcctgacTCGCAGAAATGTTGCCCAACTACCTGTGGCTATGCATGTAGTGAAGCAAATGATCAAGAAAGTGGTCAGGGAAGTGTTCATGTAAGTGTTAAGGCAGGTGGAAATGGAAGGGGTTATGTAAGTATTCAGACAAGTAATCGTGGAAGTAGTTCTGGAAGTAGTTCTGGATTTGGTTCTGGAGGTAGTTCTGGAAGTAGTTCTGGAACTGGTTCTGGAAGTGGTCAGGCTCAGGGAAGTAGTTCTGGTAGTGTAAGTGGTTCTGGAAGTGGTCAGGCTCAGGGAAGTGGTTCTGGAAGTGTAAGTGGTTCTGGGAGTGGGAGTAGTTCTGGAACTGGTTCTGGGAGTGGAAGTAGTTCTGGAACTGGTTCTGGGAGTGGAAGTAGTTCTGGAAGTGGTCAGGTTCAAGGGAGTAGTTCTGGAAGCAGTTATGGAACTGGAAGTGCAGGTGGTTCTGGAAGTGGAAGTAGTTCTGGAAGTGGTCAGGCTCAGGGAAGTAGTTCTGGAAGTGGTTATGGAACTGGAAGTAGTTCTGGAAGTGGTCAG GCTCAGGGAAGTAGTTCTGGAAGTGGGAGTAGTTTTGGAAGTGGTTATGGAACTGGAATTGCAAGTAGTTCTGGAACTGGTTCTGGAAGTGGAAGTAGTTCTGGAAGTGGTCATGGAACAGGAACTGGAAGTAGTTCTGGAAGTGGTTATGGAACTGGAAGTGGTTATGGAACTGGAAGTGCAAGTAGTTCTGGAAGTGGTTCTGGAAGTGGAACTAGTTCCGGAAGTGGTTATGGAACTGGAAGTGCAAGTAGTTCTGGAACAGGTTCTGGAAGTGGAAGTAGTTCCGGAAGTGGTCAGGCTCAGGGAAGTAGTTCTGGAACTGGGAGTAGTTATGGAAGTGTGAGTAGTTCTGGAAGTGGTTCTGGAACTGGAAGTGCAAGTAGTTCTGGAAGTGGTTCTGGAACTGGAAGTGCAAGTAGTTCTGGAAGTGGTTATGGAAGTGGAACTAGTTCCGGAAGTGGTTATGGAACTGGAAGTGCAAGTAGTTCTGGAAGTGGTTCTGGAACTGGAAGTGCAAGTAGTATTGGAAGTGGTTCTGGAAGTGGAACTAGTTCCGGAAGTGGTTATGGAACTGGAAGTGGAAGTAGTTCTGGAAGTGGTCAGGCTCAGGGGAGTAGTTCTGGAGGTGGGAGTAGTTATGGAAGTGTGAGTAGTTCTGGAAGTGGTTATGGAACTGGAAGTGCAAGTAGTTCTGGAAGTGGTCAGGCTCAGGGGAGTAGTTCTGGAGGTGGGAGTAGTTATGGAAGTGTGAGTAGTTCTGGAAGTGGTTATGGAACTGGAAGTGCAAGTAGTTCTGGAACAGGTTCTGGAAGTGGAAGTAGTTCTGGAAGTGGTCAGGCTCAGGGAAGTAGTTCTGGAAGTGGGAGTAGTTATGGAAGTGTGAGTAGTTCTGGAAGTGGTTATGGAACTGGAAGTGCAAGTAGTTCTGGAACTGGTTCTGGAATGGGAAGTAGTTCTGGAACGGGTTCTGGAAGTGGAAGTGGTTCTGGAAGTGGAAGTAGTTCTGGAAGTGGTCAGGCTCAGGGAAGTAGTTCTGGAAGTGGGAGTAGTTATGGAAGTGTGAGTAGTTCTGGAAGTGGTTATGGAACTGGAAGTGCAAGTAGTTCTGGAACTGGTTCTGGAATGGGAAGTAGTTCTGGAACTGGTTCTGGAAGTGGAAGTGGTTCTGGAAGTGGAAGTAGTTCTGGAAGTGGTCAGGCTCAGGGAAGTAGTTCTGGAAGTGGGAGTAATTATGGAAGTGTGAGTAGTTCTGGAAGTGGTTATGGAACTGGAAGTGCAAGTAGTTCTGGAACTGCTTTTGGAAGTGGAAGTAGTTCTGGAATTGGTCAGGCTCAGGGAAGTAGTCCTGGAAGTGGTTCAGGAACTGGAAGTGGAAGTAGTTCTGGAAGTGGTTCAGGAACTGGAAGTGGAAGTAGTTCTTCAAGTGGTCAGGCTCAGGGAAGTAGTTCTGGAAGTGGGAGTAATTATGGAAGTGTGAGTAGTTCTGGAAGTGGTCATGGAACTGGAAGTGCAAGTAGTTCTGGAACAGGTTCTGGAAGTGGAAGTAGTTCTGGAATTGGTCAGGCTCAGGAAAGTAGTTCCGGAAGTGGTTCTGGAACTGGAAGTAGTTCTGGAAGTGGTCAGGCTCAGGGGAGTAGTTCTGGAAGTGGGAGTAGTTATGGAAGTGTGAGTAGTTCTGGAAGTGGTCATGGAACTGGAAGTGGAAGTAGTTCTGGAATTGGTCAGGCTCAGGGAAGTAGTTCCGGAAGTGGTTCTGGAACTGGAAGTAGTTCTGGAAGTGGTCAGGCTCAGGGAAGTAGTTCTGGAAGTGGGAGTAGTTATGGAAGTGTGAGTAGTTCTGGAAGTGGTTATGGAACTGGAAGTGCAAGTAGTTCTGGAACAGGTTCTGGAAGTGGAAGTAGTTCTGGAAGTGGTCAGGCTCAGGGAAGTAGTTCCGGAAGTGGTTATGGAACTGGAAGTAGTTCTGGAAGTGGTCAGGTTCAGGAGAGTAGTTCTGGAAATGGTTCTGGAAGTGTGAGTAGTTCTGGAAGTGGAACTAGTTCCGGAAGTGGTCAGGCTCAAGAACGTATTTCTGGAAGTAGTTCTGGAACTGGAAATGCAAGTAGTTCTGGAACTGGTTCTGGAAGTGGAACTAGTTATGGAAGTGGCCAGGCTCAGGGAAGTAGTTCTGGAATTGGAAGTGGTTCAGGAAGTGGAAGCAATCAGGTTCAAGGAAGTAGTTCTGGAAGTGGAAGTAGTTATGGAAGTGGCAGCAGTCAGGCTCAGGGAAGTGGTTCTGGAAGTGGAACTAGTCATGGAAGTGGAAGCAGTCAGGCTCAGGGAAGTGGTTCCGGAGGTGGAAGCAGTCAGGCTCAGGGAAGTGGTTCTGGAAGTGGAAGTAGTTATGGAAGTGGAAGCAGTCAGGCCCAGAGAAGTGGTTCTGGAAGTGGAAGCAGTCAGGCTCAGGGAAGTGGAAGTCAAGGAAGTGAAGGTAGTCAGGTTCAGGGAAGTGGTTCTGGAGGTGGAACTAGTTATGGGAGCAGTAATTATGGTAGTCAGGCTCAGGCAAGTGGTTCTGGAAGTGGAACTAGTCATGGAAGTGGAAGCAGTCAGGCTCAGGGAAGCGGTTCTGGAAGTGGTTATGGAAGTGGAACTAGTCACGGAAGTGAAAGCAGTCAGGCTCAGGGAAGTGGTTCTGGAAGTGGAAGCAGTCAGGCTCAGGGAAGTGGTTCTGGAAGTGTTAGTGGTCAGGCTCAGGGAAGTAGTTCTGAAAGTGGTTCTGGAAGTAATTATGGAAGCGGTCAGGCTCAGGCAAGTGGTTCTGGAAGTAGAACTGGTTATGAAAGTGGAAGTAATAATGGACATGGAAGCAATCAGGCTCAAGGAGGTAGTTCTGAAAGTGGTTATGGAAGTGGAATTAGTCATGGAAGTGGAAGCAGTCAGGCTCAGGGAAGTGGTTCTGGAGGTAGAACTAGTTATGGGAGTGGAAATAATTACGGAAGCAGTCAGGCTCAGGCAAGTGGTTCTGGAAGTGGAACTGGTTATGAAAGTGGAAGAAATAATGGACATGGAAGCAATCAGGTTCAAGGAAGTAGTTCTGAAAGTGGTTATGGAAGTGGAATTAGTCATGGAAGTGGAAGCAGTCAGGCTCAGGGAAGTGGTTCTAGAGGTGGAAGTGGTTATGGAAGTGGAAGTAGTTCTGGAACTAGTTATGGAAGTGGAAGCAGTCAGGCTCAGGGAACTGGTTCTGGAAGTGTTAGTGGTCAGGCTCAGGGAAGTAGTTCTGAAAGTGGTTCTGGAAGTGGAAATAATTATGGAAGTGGAAGTAATTATGGAAGCGCTCAGGCAAGTGGTTCTGGAAGTGGAACTGGTTATGAAAGTGGAAGTAATAATGGACATGGAAGCAGTCAGGTTCAAGGAGGTAGCTCTGAAAGTGGTTCTGGAAGTGGAAGTAATTATGGAAGCGGTCAGGCTCAGGGGAGTAGTTCTGAAACTGATTCTGAAAGTGGAAGTAACTATGGAAGTGGTCAGGCTCAAGGAAGTAGTTCTGAGACCAGTTCTGGAAGTGGAACTGATTCTGGAAGCAGTCAGTCTCAGGGAAGTGGTTCTGGAAGTGGAAGTAGTTCTGGAAGCGGTCAGGCTCAGGGAGGTGGTTCTGGAAGTGGAACTGATTATGAAAGTGGAAGTAATTATGAAAGTGGAGGTGGTCAGGCTCAGGGAAGTGGTTCTGGAAGTGGACGTAACTATGGAAGTGGAAGGGGTCGAGCTCGGGGAAGTGGTTCTGGAAGGGGTCAGGCTCAGGGAAGTAATTATGGAAGTGGAAGTGGTCTTGCGCAGGGAAGTGGTTATGGAAGGGGAAGCAGTTCTGGAAGTGGTTATAGACATAGTTCTGGAAGTGATCAGGGAAGTGGTCAAGCTCAGGGAAGTAATTATGGAAGTGGAAGCGATCCGGGAAGTGGTTATGGAAGTGAGAGCAGTTCTGGAAATGGTTATAGACATAGTTCTGGAAGTGATCAGGGAAGTGGTCAAGCTCAGGGAAGTAGTTATGGAAGTGGAAGTGATCAGGGAAGTAGTTATGCAAGTGGTCATGGAAGCGGTCAATATCAGGGAAGTAGTGATGAAAGTGGAAGACGTTATGGAAGTGACCAGGGAAGTAGCTACAGAAGTGGAAATGGTTATGAAACTTATGGAAATCGACATGATCAGGGAAGTGGTCATGGAAGCAGTCAACATCAGGAAAGTAGTTATGGAAGTGGTCATGGAAGCGGTCAACGTCAGGGAAGCAATAAGGGAAGTGGTCATGGAAGCAGACAAGCTCAGGGAAGTGATTAG